A stretch of Besnoitia besnoiti strain Bb-Ger1 chromosome III, whole genome shotgun sequence DNA encodes these proteins:
- a CDS encoding hypothetical protein (encoded by transcript BESB_044520), whose amino-acid sequence MTRTRVHAPVVNVAHAVQSRNTCRRENSAQLPRAPAREILEARPGVFALSLCECTPELKRQTRAGAGGRPPTDEARLGDHANHSKPPSELATVASSRESLSSGMKIKARKRRGEADWGTASRLWGRHVF is encoded by the coding sequence ATGACTAGGACACGCGTTCACGCACCGGTTGTGAACGTCGCTCATGCAGTACAGTCTAGGAACACCTGTCGTCGCGAAAACTCCGCGCAGCTTCCCAGAGCGCCGGCTCGCGAGATACTCGAAGCGCGCCCAGGAGTGTTTGCTTTGTCACTCTGCGAGTGCACGCCCGAGCTAAAGCGTCAGACGAGAGCGGGTGCGGGAGGCAGGCCTCCCACGGATGAGGCTCGGCTCGGGGACCACGCAAATCATTCGAAGCCGCCGAGCGAGCTTGCAACAGTCGCAAGCTCCCGCGAGAGTTTGTCATCAGGCATGAAGATTAAAGCTCGGAAAAGGCGGGGGGAGGCAGACTGGGGAACGGCCTCCCGTCTCTGGGGGAGACACGTCTTCTGA
- a CDS encoding hypothetical protein (encoded by transcript BESB_044510), translating to MKERCRPSIFAATPFAVFLLVATSASMPALGGASEGSVLSAAGLTSASGAVASSGGDGLSGPLSTSTLLQAISEHARAKDEPLSKSDRSALHEDAKAHIIALANEFQKKLVDPVTKAGKAVAQVAADAAAAVSAAGGGASPLANGTGFIQLNAKVSTQGARAGEEGGLSPAKAERLLGQRHSEARSRLSNKQETENTNFAFLAAERPAVAVQLQLPAGFTQQTAQEMPQAPAPVTAASAPTPAAFGAAPAAMPAAQPAVGLPAAYPAAAPPQVAVLVPSPEQRQQLQQVELARLAQVRQAILQQTQQLAAQAPQLSGYNMAGGAPAGVTGAGVMQVPQQGQQHLQDLQLQQRAIDAELEKLKALEEQVAAQEQRAAALLMNQPANLMGQQQAQALPPQASSPPQANSAPGVANPLLQSLVQPPQVLAAMPAPQAAAPAVAPQAFQGVLPQTISPPTPPAAPVAGEAAPAQPPAQEAQTETEPQQQEAAGTPVPSSPSSADVQEHGFVPPPLTFPAPPTADAAQKNAAGLHVLECQTDVAACKDNEKAVGKVKDYMNGLRATVDCACRQMLAVLVCKLIADQDELTSNGSAKLDAPEARLESCLPLGRGGDTPGDVPAADASRGDDRGGGLCDRGARAAPGGARKSFAGGAVGVAVQAERQPASFLETRARAKGNSSLGALTRAAQKAGVQVAQRLLRQVEQQRKIQADAVAAFADLIQAQPNAFSQASFLGQGAQEAVWMFASGPAEQCQQVETVIPVPLPVDTEERRMNKIHVQTPEDENQALSLVPPPTTA from the exons ATGAAGgagcgctgcaggccctctATCTTTGCAGCCACACCTTTTGCagtcttccttctcgtcgccACCTCTGCGTCTATGCCCGCACTGGGCGGCGCGTCAGAAGGTTCCGTTCTCTCGGCGGCAGGTCTCACGTCGGCGTccggcgctgtcgcctcttctgGCGGTGACGGCCTCTCAGGACCCCTCTCCACAAGCactctgctgcaggcgatTTCTGAGCATGCGCGTGCGAAGGACGAGCCACTGTCTAAGTCTGACAGATCCGCGTTGCACGAAGATGCGAAAGCTCACATCATCGCTCTCGCGAACGAGTTCCAGAAAAAACTCGTGGACCCCGTAACGAAGGCGGGCAAAGCTGTGGCGCAAGTTGCAgcggacgccgcagcagcggtctccgcggcgggcggcggtgcTTCCCCTTTGGCGAATGGAACGGGCTTCATCCAGCTGAATGCCAAGGTCTCGACGcaaggcgcacgcgcgggtGAGGAAGGAGGCCTCTCGCCGGCAAAGGCTGAGCGCCTCCTAGGCCAAAGGCATTCTGAAGCCAGGAGCCGACTGTCGAACAAGCAAGAAACTGAAAACACGAACTTTGCATTCCTCGCAGCGGAAAGACCGGCTGTCGCGGTGCAGCTACAGCTCCCAGCGGGTTTCACGCAGCAGACTGCCCAGGAAATGCCTCAGGCTCCTGCGCCTGTcaccgcggcctctgcgccgacCCCTGCCGCCTTTGgagctgcgccagccgccaTGCCTGCTGCGCAGCCCGCCGTCGGGCTTCCCGCCGCGtaccctgcggcggcgcctccgcaggttGCAGTTTTGGTCCCTTCGCctgagcagcgccagcaaCTTCAGCAGGTGGAGTTGGCTAGACTTGCGCAAGTCCGACAGGCGattctgcagcagacgcagcagctggcggcgcaggcaccTCAGCTGTCAGGCTACAACatggctggcggcgcccctGCGGGCGTcaccggcgccggcgtgaTGCAGGTCCCCCAGCAAGGCCAGCAGCATCTCCAGGATCTCCAGTTGCAGCAACGCGCGATCGATGCGGAGCTCGAGAAGCTGAAGGCCCTTGAGGAGCAGGTCGCCGCCCAGGaacagagagccgcggcgctcctcaTGAACCAACCAGCCAACCTCATGggacagcagcaggcgcaggctctgccgccgcaggcctcgtctcctccgcaggccAACTCTGCTCCGGGGGTCGCGAACCCGCTTCTGCAGAGTCTGGttcagccgccgcaggtgcTCGCGGCGATGCCAGCCCCGCAGGCCGCTGCACCGGCCGTCGCTCCTCAAGCCTTCCAGGGGGTGCTTCCGCAGACGATCAGCCCaccgacgccgcccgcggcccccgtggcgggcgaggcggcgcctgcgcagccgcctgcgcaggaggcgcagactgAGACAGAACCTCAGCAACAGGAGGCCGCGGGAACGCCTGTCCCTAGTTCGCCGAGCAGCGCAGACGTGCAGGAGCATGGCTTcgtgccgcctcctctgacCTTCCCGGCGCCACCGACCGCTGACGCAGCGCAGAAGAACGCAGCTGGCCTCCACGTCCTCGAGTGTCAAACCGATGTCGCCGCCTGCAAAGACAACG agaaggcagtTGGCAAGGTGAAGGACTACATGAACGGCCTTCGTGCCACGGTGGACTGCGCCTGCCGTCAGATGTTGGCGGTGCTGGTCTGCAAACTTATCGCGGATCAAGATGAATTGACCTCCAACGGCAGCGCCAAGCTCGACGCGCCCGAAGCG CGCCTTGAAAGCTGCTTGCCCctcggtcgcggcggagacactccTGGCGACGTCCCTGCCGCCGATGCCTCTCGAGGCGAcgatcgcggcggcggcctctgcgaccgcggcgcccgcgcagctccaGGTGGCGCCCGGAAGAGCTTCGCTGGGGGGGCCGTTGGCGTAGCGGTGCAGGCCGAGAGACAGCCTGCTTCGTTcctcgagacgcgcgcgcgtgcaaaGGGCAACTCGTCCCTAGGTGCgctgacgcgcgcggcgcagaaggctgGAGTGCAAGTCGCCCAGCGCCTGTTGCGGCAGGTTGAACAGCAGCGGAAAATTCAGGCCGACGCCgtggcggccttcgccgaccTCATCCAAGCGCAGCCGAATGCTTTCAGCCAGGCGTCGTTCCTTGGCCAAGGCGCTCAGGAAGCCGTCTGGATGTTCGCTTCGGGACCGGCT GAGCAGTGTCAGCAGGTGGAGACCGTCATTCCCGTCCCGCTGCCCGTCGACACGGAGGAGCGCCGCATGAATAAAATCCACGTTCAGACTCCAGAAGACGAGAATCAGGCGCTGTCTCTCGTACCGCCTCCGACCACCGCGTAG